A section of the Triticum dicoccoides isolate Atlit2015 ecotype Zavitan chromosome 7A, WEW_v2.0, whole genome shotgun sequence genome encodes:
- the LOC119333526 gene encoding probable carboxylesterase 15 has translation MAGGTEAPRVVEDCRGVLQVLSDGTTVRSAAAPYTVEDRDDGRVEWRDAVYHAAHGLGVRMYRPARREGKGKARLRLPVLAYFHGGGFCIGSRAWPSVHACCLRFAHELPALVLSFDYRLAPGPADGSGSDEDVQSWLADSGADPGRLFVSGDSAGANIAHHMAARFGAAGLDLVKIAGYVLIMPAFTSEAPTQSELGSRGSAFLSRDVAERYNRLALPAGANKDYPLMNPLGPDSMGLGPVGGRVLVVVGGDDMLKDNQVRYVDGMKAAGNDVELAVFAGKEHGFFSRDPWSETSGEVVRVVGRLGRDAADSTGVGGQD, from the coding sequence ATGGCGGGCGGCACGGAGGCGCCGCGCGTCGTGGAGGACTGCCGCGGCGTGCTGCAGGTGCTCAGCGACGGCACGACCGTGCGCTCCGCCGCCGCGCCGTACACGGTGGAGGACCGCGACGACGGCCGCGTCGAGTGGAGGGACGCCGTGTACCACGCCGCCCACGGCCTCGGCGTGCGCATGTACAGGCCTGCGCGCCGGGAGGGGAAGGGGAAGGCGCGGCTGAGGCTGCCTGTGCTGGCCTACTTCCACGGCGGCGGCTTCTGCATCGGCAGCCGCGCCTGGCCCTCCGTGCACGCCTGCTGCCTCCGCTTCGCCCACGAGCTCCCCGCCCTCGTGCTCTCCTTCGACTACCGCCTCGCCCCCGGCCCTGCTGACGGATCTGGGTCTGACGAGGACGTCCAATCCTGGCTCGCCGACTCCGGCGCCGACCCGGGGAGGCTCTTCGTGTCCGGCGACTCCGCCGGCGCCAACATCGCGCACCACATGGCCGCCCGGTTCGGCGCGGCGGGGCTGGACCTCGTCAAAATCGCCGGGTACGTCCTCATCATGCCGGCGTTCACCTCCGAGGCGCCGACGCAGTCCGAGCTGGGCTCGCGGGGCAGCGCGTTCCTGAGCCGGGACGTGGCGGAGCGGTACAACCGGCTCGCGCTGCCGGCCGGCGCCAACAAGGACTACCCGCTGATGAACCCGCTCGGGCCGGACAGCATGGGCCTGGGACCCGTCGGCGGCCGCGTGCTCGTCGTCGTGGGCGGCGACGACATGCTGAAGGACAACCAGGTCCGGTACGTGGACGGGATGAAGGCCGCGGGGAACGACGTGGAGCTCGCCGTGTTCGCCGGCAAGGAGCACGGCTTCTTCTCCAGGGACCCGTGGTCGGAGACCAGCGGCGAGGTCGTGCGAGTCGTCGGCCGGTTGGGCAGAGACGCAGCCGATTCAACCGGCGTCGGCGGTCAGGACTAA